In Nocardia sputorum, a single genomic region encodes these proteins:
- a CDS encoding DUF1330 domain-containing protein — MTVYVIAQLKFTDRAAYDRYQARFLDVFVRYSGTLLAADESPQTIEGVTDREKVVLMSFPDEPSFRAWAESPEYQEISKDRHAGADTVSLLVRGLGHGS, encoded by the coding sequence ATGACCGTGTACGTAATCGCGCAACTGAAGTTCACCGACCGCGCCGCCTACGATCGCTACCAGGCGCGCTTCCTGGACGTCTTCGTCCGCTACTCCGGCACGCTGCTGGCCGCCGACGAGTCCCCGCAGACGATCGAGGGTGTCACCGACCGCGAGAAGGTGGTCCTGATGTCATTCCCTGACGAGCCCTCCTTCCGTGCCTGGGCCGAATCTCCCGAATATCAGGAGATCTCGAAGGACCGGCACGCGGGAGCGGACACGGTCAGCCTGCTGGTGCGAGGGCTCGGTCACGGTTCGTGA
- a CDS encoding VOC family protein produces MIHHVQLCCPAGAEDRQRGFYTGVLGWTELPKPPLLAARGGCWFRVPGRGGPDGELHIGVEADFRPATKAHPAFVADIDATAEALASAGYPVVWADPAEIPGRRRFHTHDAVGNRVEFLAG; encoded by the coding sequence ATGATTCATCACGTCCAATTGTGCTGTCCCGCAGGCGCGGAAGACCGGCAGCGCGGCTTCTACACCGGAGTTCTGGGGTGGACCGAACTTCCGAAGCCGCCGCTGTTGGCCGCCCGCGGCGGTTGCTGGTTCCGCGTACCCGGCCGGGGCGGCCCGGATGGCGAACTGCACATCGGCGTGGAAGCCGACTTCCGCCCGGCCACCAAGGCCCATCCGGCGTTCGTCGCCGACATCGACGCCACGGCCGAAGCGCTCGCGAGCGCCGGGTATCCGGTCGTCTGGGCCGATCCGGCGGAGATTCCGGGGCGACGGCGGTTCCACACCCACGACGCGGTGGGCAATCGGGTGGAGTTCCTGGCGGGCTGA
- a CDS encoding SIMPL domain-containing protein, whose product MAKKTDSRAGTVTTYGHGTARATPDLMRVTISVESRASKVALAYSRAGERVAAVARSLRSDGVEGADIATSGLSVQTETVWTEGQGSRITGYLASTSLTVALRDIGEDADPGPGTVIADCVEAGGDDVRLGGLVLAFADQESLLVRARDAAWENALAKAEQYARRAQRSLGEVVEITENTAAAPPVPRAQSMSAPLEAYRAAAVPVELGESEISAGIRVTWQLD is encoded by the coding sequence GTGGCCAAGAAGACCGATTCGCGCGCAGGCACCGTCACCACCTACGGCCACGGCACCGCCCGCGCCACCCCGGACTTGATGCGCGTGACGATCTCGGTCGAATCACGGGCGAGCAAGGTCGCGCTCGCCTACAGCCGGGCCGGTGAGCGCGTGGCCGCGGTGGCGCGATCGCTGCGCTCCGACGGCGTGGAGGGTGCGGACATCGCCACCAGCGGGCTGTCGGTGCAGACGGAGACGGTGTGGACCGAGGGACAGGGCAGCCGCATCACCGGATACCTCGCGAGCACGTCGCTGACGGTCGCGTTACGCGACATCGGCGAGGATGCCGATCCCGGCCCAGGCACCGTCATCGCGGACTGCGTCGAGGCGGGCGGTGACGACGTGCGCCTGGGCGGTCTCGTCCTCGCCTTCGCCGACCAGGAGTCCTTGCTCGTGCGCGCCCGCGACGCCGCATGGGAGAACGCCCTCGCCAAGGCCGAGCAGTACGCGCGACGCGCGCAGCGTTCGCTCGGCGAGGTGGTCGAGATCACCGAGAACACCGCCGCCGCGCCTCCGGTCCCGCGCGCGCAGTCGATGTCCGCGCCGCTCGAGGCGTATCGCGCCGCCGCCGTCCCGGTGGAGCTGGGCGAGAGCGAGATCTCCGCGGGGATCCGCGTCACCTGGCAGCTGGACTGA
- the dxs gene encoding 1-deoxy-D-xylulose-5-phosphate synthase, translated as MGVLSRVDTPDDLRRLTVPEVRELAEEIREFLVRKVAATGGHLGPNLGVVELTIALHRIFDSPADPLIFDTGHQAYVHKILTGRKDRFDSLRKQGGLSGYPSRAESAHDWVESSHASAALSYADGLAKAFALSGQDRHVVAIVGDGALTGGMCWEALNNIAAADRPVVVVVNDNGRSYAPTIGGLAERLTALRTQPAYEHALDTGKRILKSIPRVGESAYSMVHAVKAGIKDAVSPQELFSDLGLKYVGPVDGHDVVALEAALRRAKDFGGPVVVHTVTQKGRGYAPAENHVADQMHACDPIDPLTGVPVGGPKARGWTSVFSEELIAQAERRADIVAITAAMPGPTGLAAFGERFPDRMFDVGIAEQHAMASAAGLALGGMHPVVAIYSTFLNRAFDQLLMDVALLKQPVTVVLDRAGITGSDGASHNGMWDLSVLGIVPGIRVAAPRDAATLREELAEALAVNDGPTALRFPKGSVAEDISAVERLDGIDVLRMAQPDGGSVQAVHGDVLLVAVGSFAAVALEAANLLDSEGISVTVIDPRWVLPVSDTLLKLAENYRLVVTLEDGGLHGGIGSTVSARLRNSGLDIPTRELGVPQQFLEHASRGEVHAELGLTGPDIARRIGGWLAAR; from the coding sequence GTGGGAGTGCTTTCCCGGGTCGACACGCCCGATGATCTGCGCCGGCTGACCGTGCCGGAGGTGCGCGAGCTGGCGGAGGAGATCCGCGAGTTCCTGGTGCGCAAAGTCGCCGCGACCGGCGGGCACCTCGGCCCGAACCTCGGTGTGGTCGAACTCACCATCGCGCTGCACCGGATCTTCGACTCGCCGGCCGACCCGTTGATCTTCGACACCGGGCATCAGGCCTACGTGCACAAGATCCTGACCGGACGCAAGGATCGGTTCGACTCGCTGCGCAAGCAGGGCGGCCTGTCCGGCTACCCGAGCCGCGCCGAGAGCGCCCACGACTGGGTGGAGTCCTCGCACGCCTCGGCGGCGCTGTCCTACGCCGACGGTCTGGCCAAGGCGTTCGCGTTGAGCGGGCAGGACCGGCACGTGGTCGCGATCGTCGGCGACGGCGCGCTCACCGGCGGCATGTGCTGGGAGGCGCTCAACAACATCGCCGCCGCGGACCGCCCGGTGGTCGTGGTGGTCAACGACAACGGCCGCTCCTACGCGCCCACCATCGGCGGCTTGGCCGAGCGGCTGACCGCGCTGCGCACCCAGCCGGCCTATGAGCACGCGCTGGACACCGGCAAGCGCATCTTGAAGAGCATCCCCCGGGTGGGCGAATCGGCGTACTCGATGGTGCACGCGGTGAAGGCCGGCATCAAGGACGCGGTCAGTCCGCAGGAACTGTTCAGCGACCTCGGCCTGAAGTACGTCGGTCCGGTGGACGGCCACGACGTCGTCGCGCTGGAGGCCGCGCTGCGCCGGGCCAAGGACTTCGGCGGCCCCGTCGTGGTGCACACGGTGACGCAGAAGGGCCGCGGCTACGCGCCCGCCGAGAACCATGTCGCCGACCAGATGCACGCCTGCGACCCGATCGATCCGCTCACCGGCGTCCCGGTCGGCGGTCCGAAGGCGCGCGGCTGGACCTCGGTGTTCTCCGAGGAGCTGATCGCGCAGGCGGAGCGCCGCGCCGACATCGTCGCCATCACCGCGGCGATGCCGGGGCCCACCGGCCTGGCGGCGTTCGGGGAGCGTTTCCCCGATCGGATGTTCGACGTCGGCATCGCCGAACAGCACGCCATGGCGTCCGCGGCGGGGCTCGCGCTGGGCGGGATGCATCCGGTGGTGGCGATCTACTCGACGTTCCTCAACCGCGCCTTCGACCAGCTGCTGATGGACGTGGCGCTGCTGAAGCAGCCGGTCACCGTGGTGCTGGACCGCGCGGGCATCACCGGCTCCGACGGCGCCAGCCACAACGGCATGTGGGATCTGTCGGTTCTCGGCATCGTTCCCGGCATCCGGGTCGCCGCGCCGCGCGACGCCGCGACGCTGCGGGAGGAACTGGCCGAGGCGCTGGCCGTCAACGACGGTCCGACCGCGCTGCGCTTCCCGAAAGGCAGTGTGGCCGAGGACATCTCCGCGGTCGAACGGCTGGACGGCATCGACGTGCTGCGGATGGCCCAGCCGGACGGCGGTTCGGTGCAGGCGGTGCATGGTGACGTGCTGCTCGTCGCCGTGGGCTCGTTCGCGGCGGTGGCCCTGGAAGCGGCGAACCTGCTGGATTCCGAAGGGATTTCGGTGACGGTCATCGACCCGCGCTGGGTGCTGCCGGTCTCCGACACCTTGCTGAAACTCGCGGAGAACTATCGGCTTGTCGTCACGCTCGAGGACGGTGGCCTGCACGGCGGCATCGGCTCGACGGTATCGGCCCGCCTGCGCAACTCCGGACTGGACATCCCGACCCGCGAACTCGGGGTGCCGCAACAGTTCCTGGAGCACGCCTCGCGCGGCGAGGTGCACGCCGAACTCGGTCTCACCGGTCCCGACATCGCTCGGCGGATCGGCGGATGGCTGGCCGCTCGCTGA
- a CDS encoding HRDC domain-containing protein: MSVPEESEPSAATPLLAPLEGVPPVLDTAAEISAAAARLIAGTGPLAVDAERASGFRYSARAYLIQLRRAGAGTFLIDPIPITDALGPLADAINGLEWVLHSADQDLPGLAELGLRPARLFDTELGGRLAGFERVGLAAMVERLLGRALRKGHGAADWSTRPLPADWLNYAALDVELLLELRDAVAAALDEQGKSDWAAQEFEHIRTLDPPAPKAERWRRTSGIHTLRRTRQLAVVRELWTTRDALARARDVAPARILPDAAIIAAATAEPRSIAQLRTLPVFGGPRQRRYSREWLAAIERGRTLPDSELPPLTQPFDGPPPVNRWERRDPAAAARLTRARAAMSELSAEHSIPVENLLAPDLVRRLCWDGLPDYDAVDPSAVDGYLKSGGARPWQRELAVPRLAAALPPSG, translated from the coding sequence ATGTCCGTACCAGAAGAATCCGAACCCTCGGCCGCGACGCCGCTGCTCGCGCCGTTGGAGGGCGTGCCACCGGTACTGGACACCGCCGCGGAGATCAGCGCGGCCGCCGCCCGGCTGATCGCGGGCACCGGCCCCCTGGCCGTCGACGCCGAGCGCGCCTCCGGGTTCCGTTACTCGGCGCGGGCGTACCTGATCCAGCTGCGCCGCGCGGGCGCGGGCACGTTCCTCATCGATCCGATCCCGATCACCGACGCCCTCGGCCCGCTCGCCGACGCGATCAACGGGCTGGAGTGGGTTCTGCACTCCGCGGACCAGGACCTTCCGGGGCTGGCCGAACTCGGTTTGCGTCCGGCCCGGCTGTTCGACACCGAATTGGGCGGGCGCCTGGCGGGTTTCGAACGCGTCGGGCTCGCCGCGATGGTGGAGCGGCTGCTGGGCCGCGCGCTACGCAAGGGGCATGGGGCGGCCGACTGGTCCACCCGCCCGCTGCCCGCCGACTGGCTGAATTACGCCGCCCTGGATGTCGAATTGTTGCTGGAACTGCGCGACGCCGTGGCCGCCGCACTCGATGAGCAGGGCAAATCCGACTGGGCGGCACAGGAATTCGAGCACATCCGCACCCTGGACCCGCCCGCGCCGAAGGCCGAGCGCTGGCGGCGCACCTCGGGCATCCACACGCTGCGCCGCACCAGGCAGCTGGCCGTGGTGCGCGAGCTGTGGACCACACGGGACGCGCTGGCCCGCGCCCGGGACGTCGCGCCCGCCCGCATCCTCCCGGATGCCGCGATCATCGCGGCCGCGACGGCCGAACCCCGGTCCATCGCGCAGTTGCGCACGCTGCCGGTGTTCGGCGGTCCGCGGCAGCGCCGCTACTCCCGCGAATGGCTCGCCGCGATCGAGCGCGGCCGCACCTTGCCGGACAGCGAGTTGCCGCCGCTCACCCAGCCGTTCGACGGCCCACCGCCGGTCAACCGCTGGGAACGCCGCGACCCGGCCGCGGCGGCCCGCCTGACCCGGGCACGGGCGGCTATGTCCGAGCTGTCGGCGGAGCACTCGATACCGGTGGAGAACCTGCTCGCTCCCGACCTGGTCCGCCGCCTGTGCTGGGACGGGCTGCCCGACTACGACGCGGTCGACCCCTCCGCTGTCGACGGCTACCTGAAATCCGGCGGCGCCCGTCCGTGGCAGCGGGAATTGGCCGTACCGCGGCTGGCCGCCGCGTTGCCGCCATCGGGCTAG